The Acetomicrobium sp. S15 = DSM 107314 nucleotide sequence ACCGCCTCATTGGCAGTGCTTACGATCGCGAGGCATAAGGACAATATAGATAGGCTGCTTTCCGGCACGGAAAACCGCGTGGGCAGGCCCGCCAAGGGGCCTTGACAACGCTTGGGATGTGCTATAAATTGACTGTGCCTCGAAATGCCTCCGCAAGGGATTTGTATTTTATGCGCCTGGCCTTGGAGGAAGCGAGAAAAGGAGTTTTTAGGGGCGAAGTGCCGGTGGGGGCGGTGGTGACAAGGAACGATGCTTTGGTTGCAAGCGCTCGCAATCGCCGCGAAGAACTGAAAGACCCCACAGCTCACGCCGAGATTCTGGTGCTGAGAGAGGCTTCTTACGAGCTCGGCGATTGGAGGTTAGAGGGTTGCGTCTTATATGTCACCCTCGAACCATGCCTTATGTGCGCCGGGGCGATTTTGCAAACCCGCATAAAGCGAGTCCTCTACGGTGCCCAGGATCCGAAGGGCGGGGCGTGCGGTTCCATCTATGATCTTTTGAACGATGGCAGGGTGTCGCCGCGGCGGGAGGTCGTAGGGGGCGTCTTAGAAGAAGAGAGCAGCGAGCTGTTGCGAAGCTTCTTTTACTCGAGGCGTAAGGCTTAAGCATCGAATGTGGAGAGATGGCCGAGA carries:
- the tadA gene encoding tRNA adenosine(34) deaminase TadA, producing the protein MPRNASARDLYFMRLALEEARKGVFRGEVPVGAVVTRNDALVASARNRREELKDPTAHAEILVLREASYELGDWRLEGCVLYVTLEPCLMCAGAILQTRIKRVLYGAQDPKGGACGSIYDLLNDGRVSPRREVVGGVLEEESSELLRSFFYSRRKA